The DNA sequence GCCGATTTAACTTTAGCTGTATTTCATACAAAAGATCCAAAAACTTATGGGCGTGTATTAATAGAAAATGATAGAGTTGAAAAGATTATCGAATTTAAAGATGCTAGTGAAAAAGAGAGAATGATTGATATTTGCAATGCTGGAGTTTATGCGATTAAAACTGATCTTTTATTTGAAATTTTACCTTTAATTAATAATAATAATGCAGCCAAAGAATACTATCTAACTGATATAATTGCCTTGGCTAAAAATAAAGGAAAGATTATTAAAGCTAATTATGTAAATGAAAATGAATTTATGGGCATTAATGATAAATTCGAATTAAGCATAGCTGAAAATTTAATACAAGAAAAAATCAAAAAATATTGGATGAAGCAAGGAGTAATTTTTCATTTACCTCATAGTACTTTTATAGGTTTGGATGTTGAATTTATAGGAGAATGTGAAGTTTATGAAAATGTAAGGATTGAGGGAAAAAGCAAGATTATTAATTCCATCATTAAAAGTTCTAGCGTGATAGAAAATTCTATTATTGAAAATAGCGATATAGGACCTTTAGCTCATTTGCGTCCAAATTGCGAAATAAAAAATACTCATATAGGAAATTTTGTAGAATGTAAAAATGCAAAATTAAATACCGTAAAAGCAGGGCATTTGAGTTATTTAGGTGATTGTGAAATTGATAGTGGTACAAACATAGGTTGTGGGACTATTACTTGTAATTATGATGGGATTAAAAAGTATAAAACTATTATTGGTAAAAATGTTTTTGTAGGTTCGGATACGCAATTTATTGCTCCTGTAAATATAGAAAATGATGTTATTATTGCGGCTGGAAGTTCCGTTGATTGCAATGTTTCTAGCGGTTCTTTATTTATTAATAGAGCTAATAGAAAAGTAGTTAAAGATTATTTTTATAAAAAATTTAAAAAATGAAAACCATACTTTTAGCAGTTAGTGGTAGTATAGCTTTTTATAAAGCTTATGAGCTTATTTCTTTATTTAAAAAAGAAAATATTAAAGTTAAAGTTTTGCTTAGTCAAGGAGTTTTGAAATTTGCAAACAAATTAAGTTTTGAAGCTTTAGCGGATGAAATTTTATCCGAAGAAAATGAAAGCTGGGAGAATAAAAAAAATCATATAGATTTTAGTAAAGATTGCGATCTTGTTCTTTTTGCTCCTGCAAGTATAAATTCGATTAATAAACTAGCCTTAGGCATAGCAGATAATCTTTTTATTCAAACTTTAATAGCTTCTAATAAACCTTTAATAATTGCTCCAGCGGCTAATACAAATATGTATAATCACTTTAGCACTCAAAATTCTTTAAAATTACTTCAAAAAAATAAAGCTTTAATTATTCCACCTATTTCTAAAGTTTTAGCTTGTAAAGATGAAGGAATCGGAGCTTTAGCAGAAGTTGAAGATATATTTAATATTACAAAAAGAGAGCTTTTTAAAAAGAATTTTTGGCTTAACAAAAGTGTAGTTGTTAGTGGTGGGGGCACAAAAGAAAAAATAGATGATGTGCGTTGTATAGGTAATTTTTCGAGTGGAAAAATGGCAAAATCAATCGCTGATGCTTTTTATTTTTTGGGCGCTAAAGTTATATTTTTAAGTTCTGTAGATTTTAAAACTTCTTATGAAATTTATAAATTTGAAAGTTCAAAAGATTTAAAAATATTATTAGATCGATTTTGTGAAAGTGACTTTTTGATTATGGCAGCTGCAGTAAGTGATTTTATCCCAGAATTTCAAAAAGGAAAAATTAAAAAAAATCAATTTTCAAATGGCTTTGATCTTCATTTAAAACTTAACGAAGATTTGTTAAAAAATGTCAATTTTAAAGGTAAAAAAATAGGTTTTAAAATGGAATTTGATACTAAAAATGCGATAGAAAATGCTAAAAAATCTTTAGTAG is a window from the Campylobacter sp. RM10537 genome containing:
- the coaBC gene encoding bifunctional phosphopantothenoylcysteine decarboxylase/phosphopantothenate--cysteine ligase CoaBC, with product MKTILLAVSGSIAFYKAYELISLFKKENIKVKVLLSQGVLKFANKLSFEALADEILSEENESWENKKNHIDFSKDCDLVLFAPASINSINKLALGIADNLFIQTLIASNKPLIIAPAANTNMYNHFSTQNSLKLLQKNKALIIPPISKVLACKDEGIGALAEVEDIFNITKRELFKKNFWLNKSVVVSGGGTKEKIDDVRCIGNFSSGKMAKSIADAFYFLGAKVIFLSSVDFKTSYEIYKFESSKDLKILLDRFCESDFLIMAAAVSDFIPEFQKGKIKKNQFSNGFDLHLKLNEDLLKNVNFKGKKIGFKMEFDTKNAIENAKKSLVEKNLNLVCLNILNKKNTFGSDKNEIHFISKDACVKSDFKDKKDLAFDLINWCEKL
- the glmU gene encoding bifunctional UDP-N-acetylglucosamine diphosphorylase/glucosamine-1-phosphate N-acetyltransferase GlmU — translated: MKNSILILAAGLGTRMKSQKPKVLQELCQKSMILHILEKAYELSDDVSVVLSYQKELVEKEILSSFPKTKILEQDLKNYPGTAGALKNFKSDKEKVLILCGDMPLVQSESLKQLLQNDADLTLAVFHTKDPKTYGRVLIENDRVEKIIEFKDASEKERMIDICNAGVYAIKTDLLFEILPLINNNNAAKEYYLTDIIALAKNKGKIIKANYVNENEFMGINDKFELSIAENLIQEKIKKYWMKQGVIFHLPHSTFIGLDVEFIGECEVYENVRIEGKSKIINSIIKSSSVIENSIIENSDIGPLAHLRPNCEIKNTHIGNFVECKNAKLNTVKAGHLSYLGDCEIDSGTNIGCGTITCNYDGIKKYKTIIGKNVFVGSDTQFIAPVNIENDVIIAAGSSVDCNVSSGSLFINRANRKVVKDYFYKKFKK